Proteins found in one Aethina tumida isolate Nest 87 chromosome 1, icAetTumi1.1, whole genome shotgun sequence genomic segment:
- the LOC109594098 gene encoding uncharacterized protein LOC109594098, whose product MDNSSVDDTSKSSRDNSIKDLGTSQTSLKSTKSVDKTSTGSGSAKNSIQFKTQNSHDNDNQKVHPDASLKVPHKIIANWRQACDRTKDKTKDLLKRWRTLPEIEAENAMKKSGIDMEKEESQTESCGWSVHVWTTWVDRFSIDSELADDKEGYQLTPVQNCKFSHFFTCLLDHDQDNLISEQDFETLIERLRHFADWSVNSPEFNILREVERGFIETFLHDINDEKLGFQVNDLTYITKEGWLHKWSELVCGSRNLSDFPIWLQFFVKVLFQVINRSGNGIITRDELSSFYSSVLGLDTVKVGEILDHAYQAMTSNGDHPLLFKAYRLCFANYLLGRYPNGPGQYILGAPPSTMSSVMFPVDYSALNAQPEDLEQYIPDQKSNRRSVIV is encoded by the exons atggataATAGTTCAGTAGATGATACAAGTAAATCAAGTAGAGACAATAGCATTAAAGACTTAGGTACATCTCAAACTAGcctaaaaagtacaaaaagcgTAGACAAAACTAGCACAGGCAGTGGAAGTGCAAAGAACTCCATACAATTTAAGACACAAAATTCCCATGATAATGACAATCAGAAAGTACATCCAGATGCTTCTCTAAAAGTGCCTCATAAAATCATAGCCAACTGGCGACAGGCATGTGACCGAACAAAAGATAAGACTAAGGATTTGTTGAAACGTTGGAGGACCCTCCCTGAAATTGAAGCTGAAAACGCCATGAAAAAATCTGGTATCGATATGGAAAAAGAGGAAAGCCAAACTGAAAGTTGTGGATGGAGTGTACATGTTTGGA ctACTTGGGTGGATAGGTTTAGTATTGACTCTGAATTAGCTGATGACAAAGAAGGTTATCAGTTAACACCAGTccaaaattgcaaattttctCATTTCTTCACTTGTTTGTTGGACCACGaccaagataatttaattagcgaACAGgattttgaaactttgatCGAG AGGCTTAGGCATTTTGCAGATTGGTCTGTAAATTCacctgaatttaatattttacgtgAGGTAGAACGTGGTTTTATTGAAACGTTTTTACATGATATTAATGATGAGAAATTGG GTTTTCAAGTGAATGATCTAACTTACATAACTAAAGAAGGATGGCTGCACAAATGGTCAGAATTAGTTTGTGGATCAAGAAACCTATCAGACTTTCCCATTTGGCTACAATTCTTTGTAAAAGTATTGTTTCAAGTGATAAATAGAAGCG GGAATGGAATAATAACGAGAGATGAGCTTAGTTCATTTTATTCTTCAGTTCTAGGCTTAGATACGGTAAAAGTGGGAGAAATTCTAGATCATGCGTATCAAGCTATGACATCG AATGGTGACCATCCCCTATTGTTTAAAGCGTATCGCCTGTGTtttgcaaattatttattaggtaGATATCCTAATGGCCCAGGTCAATATATTTTGGGTGCCCCTCCAAGTACAATGTCATCTGTTATGTTCCCTGTAGATTATTCAGCATTGAATGCACAACCTGAAGATCTAGAGCAATACATCCCTGACCAAAAATCTAATAGACGTAGTGTTATTGTATga
- the LOC109603337 gene encoding steroid receptor RNA activator 1-like: MSKEKKVDPGWNDPPMLNYSPSNPPPKSRITNKRVAFPLNSQSAAPLDPSKPPTLPPLVPPVKPLQPTTPPSGSNAESFDILQNEFASTSESLNNLLTGVNNEDVKQRIELMKNMWQNGKFTQSVQKTIHELVQSICDKDVNKANELQLKLMMESSAECGTWMTAFRHLITNQ; encoded by the exons ATgagtaaagaaaaaaaag TTGATCCCGGTTGGAATGATCCTCCAATGTTAAATTACAGCCCTTCAAATCCACCTCCGAAATCGCGTATAACAAACAAACGGGTGGCATTTCCATTAAATAGTCAATCTGCGGCCCCTCTGGATCCTTCGAAGCCCCCGACTTTACCTCCATTAGTTCCTCCTGTAAAACCATTACAACCAACAACTCCACCATCTGGCTCAAATGCTGAAAGTTTTGACATATTGCAAAATGAATTTGCTTCAACGTCTGAAAGTCTAAATAACCTGTTAACTGGTGTAAATAATGAAGATGTTAAGCAGAGGATTGAgctaatgaaaaatatgtggCAAAATGGGAAATTTACTCAAAGTGTTCAAAAGACAATACATGAGTTAGTCCAGAGTATATGTGACAAAGATGTGAATAAAGCTAatgaattacaattaaaattaatgatggaATCTTCAGCAGAATGTGGTACTTGGATGACTGCTTTTCGGCACTTGATAACCAaccaataa